The DNA segment AATTGTATCGGAAAATGAGTTTTTTGATTATGATGCTAAATACCTTGGTAAATCGCAAGAAATTACGCCTGCACGCATATCAGATAAAATGACTAAAAAAATAGCCGATATTGCTAAACGTATTTATGAAGTACTAAAAATGGAAGGCTTTTCGCGTAGTGAATTTATTATAGTAAATAATGAACCTCACCTTTTAGAGCTTAACACTGTACCAGGACTTACTACCGAAAGTATACTACCGCAACAAGCACGCGCCGGAGGTATAACATTGCCAGAGCTTTTTGGTAACGCCATAGAGCAAGCCTTAAAAAAGCAAGAATAATTTATATACACATCACACATTAAGAGCTTTAAAATCAAATAAACATTACCATTATGAAAATAGCTGTATTTCCCGGATCATTCGACCCTATTACCCTTGGGCATTACGATATTATAAATAGAGGAATAAGTCTTTTTGATAAAGTAATTGTAGCTATTGGTGTTAATGCCGATAAAAAATATATGTTCCCTATAAAGGAACGAAAGCATTTTATAGAAGAAGCCTTTAAAGACGAGCCAAAAGTAGAAGTTATAACCTATAAAGGACTTACTATAGATCTTTGCCGTAAAGTAGGAGCCGATTTTATACTACGAGGATTGCGTAATCCTGCCGACTTTGAATTTGAAAAAGCCATAGCACATACCAACAGGGAACTATCTAAAATAGAAACAGTATTCCTACTTACAGCTGCAAGAACTTCTTATATCAGCTCGAGTATAGTGCGCGATGTATTGCGTAATGGTGGCGATTATACTATCCTTGTTCCTGATTCTGTAAGGGTAAAATAGTTATTTAATTATGGTAGCGGTATCCTCTTTAAAAAGTAGCTTTATGTTTTCGTAAGAGTTGGTAAGTACTTC comes from the Flavobacterium arcticum genome and includes:
- the coaD gene encoding pantetheine-phosphate adenylyltransferase — translated: MKIAVFPGSFDPITLGHYDIINRGISLFDKVIVAIGVNADKKYMFPIKERKHFIEEAFKDEPKVEVITYKGLTIDLCRKVGADFILRGLRNPADFEFEKAIAHTNRELSKIETVFLLTAARTSYISSSIVRDVLRNGGDYTILVPDSVRVK